The following are encoded in a window of Phaseolus vulgaris cultivar G19833 chromosome 3, P. vulgaris v2.0, whole genome shotgun sequence genomic DNA:
- the LOC137805929 gene encoding flavonoid 3'-monooxygenase, whose product MSPWLLAFATTIVAAILIYSLFKLRTAHSVPLPPGPSPWPIVGNLPHMGRAPHQALAAMAHKYGPLIYLRLGFVDVVVAASASVAEQFLKVHDAKFSNRPRNFVNKYMSYYKEDFGFASYGPRWRLLRKISSTHMFSGKALDDFRELREKEVKKLTRNLASSDSKAVKLGQLLNVCATNTLTRIMIGRRVFDYGSSGWDPKADEFKSMVVELMKLSGVFNIGDFIPFLDWLDLNGVKAKAKKLRKRFNAFLTSIIEEHQISKNEKHQNIYLTTLLSLKDTPQEGCKLSDEEVKAILLNMFGAGTDTPSSTIEWAMAELIRNPRSMVRVRQEIDSVVGEDRLVTELDLPHLPYLQAVVKETFRLHPPTPLSIPRISEESCEIFGYHIPKGATLLVNVWAIGRDPKEWSDPLEFKPERFLLGGEKGGVDVKGNNFEVIPFGAGRRICAGMSLGLVEVQLLTATLAHAFDWELENGLDPKSLNMDEAYGLTLQRAVPLSVHPRPRLSHHLYSSSSP is encoded by the exons ATGTCACCTTGGCTTTTAGCTTTTGCTACTACTATCGTAGCAGCTATCCTTATTTACAGTCTTTTCAAGCTCAGAACCGCGCATTCAGTACCACTGCCACCAGGGCCAAGCCCATGGCCCATAGTAGGAAATTTGCCTCACATGGGCCGTGCGCCACACCAGGCCCTCGCAGCTATGGCCCATAAGTATGGCCCGCTCATTTACCTCCGGTTGGGCTTTGTTGACGTTGTGGTGGCGGCTTCCGCCTCCGTGGCAGAGCAGTTCTTGAAGGTTCACGATGCGAAGTTTTCGAACCGGCCACGGAATTTCGTGAACAAGTACATGAGCTATTACAAAGAAGACTTTGGGTTTGCTTCCTATGGCCCAAGGTGGCGGTTACTGAGAAAAATAAGCTCAACTCATATGTTCTCTGGTAAGGCCCTGGATGATTTTAGAGAACTGCGTGAG AAAGAGGTAAAAAAATTAACACGTAATCTGGCAAGTTCAGACTCAAAAGCTGTGAAATTGGGACAATTGTTGAACGTATGTGCCACCAACACATTGACAAGGATAATGATAGGACGAAGAGTTTTCGATTATGGAAGCAGTGGCTGGGATCCAAAGGCAGATGAGTTTAAATCTATGGTGGTGGAGCTCATGAAATTGTCAGGAGTTTTTAATATTGGTGACTTCATTCCATTCCTGGATTGGCTAGACCTTAATGGAGTAAAAGCCAAAGCAAAAAAACTACGCAAGAGGTTTAATGCATTTTTAACTAGTATTATCGAGGAACATCAGATTTCCAAGAATGAGAAACACCAAAACATATACTTAACCACACTGTTGTCACTGAAAGACACTCCTCAAGAAGGATGCAAGCTTTCTGATGAGGAGGTCAAAGCAATACTTTTG AACATGTTTGGAGCTGGAACAGACACACCATCAAGCACAATTGAATGGGCGATGGCTGAACTAATTAGGAACCCGAGAAGCATGGTTCGGGTGCGACAAGAAATAGATAGTGTTGTGGGTGAAGACAGACTTGTGACAGAACTTGACTTGCCCCATCTTCCTTACTTACAGGCTGTGGTGAAGGAGACATTTCGTTTACACCCACCAACCCCTCTTTCTATTCCACGAATTTCTGAAGAGAGTTGTGAGATATTTGGTTACCACATTCCGAAAGGTGCAACTCTCTTGGTCAATGTGTGGGCCATAGGACGTGACCCTAAGGAGTGGTCAGACCCATTGGAGTTCAAGCCTGAAAGGTTCCTCCTTGGTGGTGAGAAGGGTGGCGTTGACGTTAAGGGCAACAACTTTGAGGTAATACCCTTTGGTGCTGGGCGTAGAATATGTGCTGGTATGAGCTTAGGTCTAGTGGAGGTTCAGCTACTCACTGCTACCCTAGCCCATGCATTTGACTGGGAGTTAGAGAATGGACTTGACCCCAAAAGTCTCAATATGGATGAAGCGTATGGGCTCACCCTCCAGAGAGCGGTGCCTCTTTCTGTCCACCCTCGTCCTAGGCTCTCACACCATTTGTATTCATCATCATCTCCATGA
- the LOC137807721 gene encoding protein CANDIDATE G-PROTEIN COUPLED RECEPTOR 2-like isoform X1 — protein sequence MSQSIEDEALSPLGSDLKCDGYGIFLVVSSVLFVLYLALHAKKNLSSLCHRGSYVVVSYYALLWLVTLLNLAWSSLQAWQCSHGKEVAWNLLSLFTASGMLCLEISLIAFLLKDNYMNGMEALAHSFIASGIVVFVDTLLKAIYVFGFGVPLFNNHVGSTHTIKWSLWIVHKLLLAAAYSFILFAHFSKWREKLPPRPAFYNYVAVMFVLSVISLFACGLAGIGIGLGNWLYDVTVLCYHSLYLPFLYVTFLADFFREEDFLLDTAYYSEMKDAGFFDADWE from the exons ATGTCACAGAGTATCGAAGATGAGGCTTTGTCGCCACTTGGCAGCGATCTGAAGTGCGATGGGTACGGCATCTTCCTTGTCGTTTCGTCCGTCTTGTTCGTTCTGTATCTTGCGCTGCACGCCAAGAAGAATCTCAGCAGCCTCTGTCATCGAGGCTCCTATGTTGTTGTTTCCTATTATGCCCTCCTCTGGCTCGTTACGCTTTTAAACCTCGCATGGTCTTCTCTTCAG GCATGGCAGTGTTCTCATGGAAAGGAGGTTGCATGGAATCTGCTGTCCTTATTCACAGCGTCTGGTATGCTATGTCTAGAGATAAGCTTGATAGCTTTCTTACTGAAGGATAACTATATGAATGGCATGGAAGCTCTAGCACACTCTTTCATTGCATCAGGGATTGTTGTCTTTGTGGATACCCTTCTTAAG GCAATATATGTTTTTGGATTTGGGGTCCCTTTGTTCAATAACCATGTTGGAAGCACTCATACAATCAAGTGGAGTTTATGGATAGTACATAAGTTATTGCTTGCTGCAGCATATAGTTTCATTTTGTTTGCACATTTCTCCAAATGGAGAGAGAAGCTACCAC CAAGACCAGCTTTTTACAACTATGTTGCCGTAATGTTTGTCCTCAGTGTGATTAGCCTGTTTGCTTGTGGACTCGCAGGAATTGGCATTGGACTCGGCAATTG GTTGTATGATGTCACTGTGCTTTGTTATCACTCTTTGTATCTTCCATTTCTTTACGTTACTTTTCTTGCAGATTTCTTCCGG GAGGAAGATTTCCTTTTGGACACTGCATATTATTCCGAGATGAAAGATGCTGGATTCTTTGATGCTGACTGGGAATAA
- the LOC137807721 gene encoding protein CANDIDATE G-PROTEIN COUPLED RECEPTOR 2-like isoform X2 has product MSQSIEDEALSPLGSDLKCDGYGIFLVVSSVLFVLYLALHAKKNLSSLCHRGSYVVVSYYALLWLVTLLNLAWSSLQAWQCSHGKEVAWNLLSLFTASGMLCLEISLIAFLLKDNYMNGMEALAHSFIASGIVVFVDTLLKAIYVFGFGVPLFNNHVGSTHTIKWSLWIVHKLLLAAAYSFILFAHFSKWREKLPRIGIGLGNWLYDVTVLCYHSLYLPFLYVTFLADFFREEDFLLDTAYYSEMKDAGFFDADWE; this is encoded by the exons ATGTCACAGAGTATCGAAGATGAGGCTTTGTCGCCACTTGGCAGCGATCTGAAGTGCGATGGGTACGGCATCTTCCTTGTCGTTTCGTCCGTCTTGTTCGTTCTGTATCTTGCGCTGCACGCCAAGAAGAATCTCAGCAGCCTCTGTCATCGAGGCTCCTATGTTGTTGTTTCCTATTATGCCCTCCTCTGGCTCGTTACGCTTTTAAACCTCGCATGGTCTTCTCTTCAG GCATGGCAGTGTTCTCATGGAAAGGAGGTTGCATGGAATCTGCTGTCCTTATTCACAGCGTCTGGTATGCTATGTCTAGAGATAAGCTTGATAGCTTTCTTACTGAAGGATAACTATATGAATGGCATGGAAGCTCTAGCACACTCTTTCATTGCATCAGGGATTGTTGTCTTTGTGGATACCCTTCTTAAG GCAATATATGTTTTTGGATTTGGGGTCCCTTTGTTCAATAACCATGTTGGAAGCACTCATACAATCAAGTGGAGTTTATGGATAGTACATAAGTTATTGCTTGCTGCAGCATATAGTTTCATTTTGTTTGCACATTTCTCCAAATGGAGAGAGAAGCTACCAC GAATTGGCATTGGACTCGGCAATTG GTTGTATGATGTCACTGTGCTTTGTTATCACTCTTTGTATCTTCCATTTCTTTACGTTACTTTTCTTGCAGATTTCTTCCGG GAGGAAGATTTCCTTTTGGACACTGCATATTATTCCGAGATGAAAGATGCTGGATTCTTTGATGCTGACTGGGAATAA
- the LOC137807716 gene encoding histone deacetylase 5 — MEGESAKKSSESSVNGQPRVGLLYDRRMCKHHTPNNEDHVETPNRIRSTWNHLESAGIPQRCLILEAKKAEDKHLRLVHSRVHVNLIKNISSKQFSSRRPEIASKLNSIYFNEGSSEAAYLAAGSAVVVVEKVASGELDSAVAIVRPPGHHAEQNEAMGFCLFNNVAVAARYLLDERPDLGVKKILIVDWDVHHGNGTQKMFWNDSRVLFFSVHRHEFGSFYPANDDGFYTKVGEGEGAGYNINVPWENGRCGDADYFAVWDHILLPVTKEFNPDIIIVSAGFDAAVGDPLGGCRVTPFGYSVLLKELMNFAEGRIVLILEGGYNLDSIARSMHACLEVLLKDKPVIRSLEAYPFQSTWNVIQAVRQTLSPFWPTLASELPQELVSQIAPPPHTLISSSDSEDEDDKGAASLENVGELLEDVIKPLSKLKVDADEEIHVSSTWRSELSNVYIWYASYGSNMWKARFNCYLEGGQVDGMVKQCSGSVNRTLPKEIMWKTFPCDIFFGRDSSYSWGLGGVAFLNPEKIIEGKTHMCMYKISLEQFNDILFQENILSLDAGSPLFDITTLNAVSDKEFNFLEVVKGAWYGNVVYLGKEQDIPVITMTSSLLDIERFKSGKLPLRAPNKAYANSLIKGLVEGEQLSEAEAIAYIEGAAKSL, encoded by the exons ATGGAGGGCGAGAGTGCGAAGAAGAGTAGCGAAAGCAGTGTGAACGGTCAACCCCGTGTGGGTTTACTATACGATAGGAGAATGTGCAAGCACCACACGCCGAACAACGAGGACCACGTCGAGACTCCTAATCGCATTAGGTCAACTTGGAACCACCTCGAGAGCGCCGGCATTCCTCAACG ATGCCTGATTCTGGAGGCCAAGAAAGCTGAAGACAAACATCTGCGGTTAGTGCATTCCAGAGTTCATGTAAATCTGATTAAGAACATTAGCTCCAAGCAATTCAGTTCGCGGAGACCCGAGATTGCCTCCAAATTGAATTCCATATACTTTAACGAAGGTTCATCTGAAGCTGCGTACCTTGCTGCTGGCTCTGCTGTAGTG GTTGTTGAAAAAGTGGCAAGCGGGGAATTGGATTCGGCTGTTGCCATTGTTAGGCCTCCAGGTCATCATGCAGAACAGAATGAAGCTATGGGGTTTTGTCTCTTCAACAATGTGGCAGTTGCTGCAAGATATCTCTTAGACGAAAGA CCTGATTTAGGTGTGaagaaaattttaattgttgattGGGATGTCCATCATGGAAATGGTACTCAAAAGATGTTCTGGAATGACTCTCGAGTTTTATTCTTCTCCGTTCACAG GCATGAGTTTGGGAGTTTTTATCCTGCTAATGACGATGGATTTTATACTAAGGTGGGAGAAGGAGAAGGTGCTGGATATAATATAAATGTCCCCTGGGAGAATGGGAGATGTGGTGATGCAGATTACTTTGCAGTGTGGGACCACATTTTGCTTCCTGTAACCAAAGAATTTAATCCAGACATAATTATAGTTTCCGCGGGATTTGATGCAG CTGTTGGTGACCCTTTGGGAGGATGTCGTGTCACACCATTTGGTTATTCTGTTCTGTTGAAAGAG TTGATGAATTTTGCTGAAGGTAGgattgtattgattttagaagGGGGATATAATCTTGATTCCATTGCAAGATCAATGCATGCTTGCTTGGAAGTTTTGCTAAAAGACAAGCCTGTTATCAGATCCTTAGAGGCCTATCCATTTCAGTCTACATGGAATGTAATTCAAGCG GTTCGCCAGACGTTAAGTCCCTTTTGGCCTACACTTGCATCTGAACTACCACAAGAGTTAGTCTCACAAATAGCACCCCCTCCG CATACTCTAATTTCGAGCTCTGACTCCGAAGATGAGGATGATAAGGGTGCAGCAAGTTTAGAAAATGTTGGAGAACTTCTTGAGGATGTCATAAAACCACTTTCCAAACTGAAAGTTGATGCTG ATGAAGAGATTCATGTTTCTAGTACTTGGCGATCTGAATTGTCAAATGTTTATATATGGTATGCCTCGTATGGATCAAATATGTGGAAAGCAAGATTTAATTGCTACCTAGAAGGTGGACAG GTGGATGGTATGGTGAAGCAGTGTTCTGGTTCAGTGAACAGAACTCTGCCAAAGGAGATCATGTGGAAGACTTTCCCTTGTGATATATTCTTTGGTCGTGATTCATCGTATTCGTGGGGTCTGGGAGGTGTTGCATTTCTTAATCCTGAAAAAATAATTGAAGGCAAGACCCACATGTGCATGTACAAAATTTC GCTAGAGCAGTTCAATGATATTTTATTTCAGGAAAACATTTTAAGCCTTGATGCGGGCTCTCCTTTATTTGATATAACCACCTTGAATGCTGTCTCTGACAAGGAGTTCAACTTCCTGGAGGTTGTCAAG GGTGCTTGGTATGGTAATGTTGTGTACTTAGGAAAGGAGCAGGATATTCCTGTAATTACCATGAC GTCTTCGCTTCTTGATATTGAACGTTTCAAATCTGGGAAGCTACCATTACGTGCTCCTAATAAAGCATATGCCAACTCCTTAATTAAAGGGTTGGTAGAGGGAGAACAACTTTCGGAGGCGGAAGCCATTGCTTACATAGAAGGTGCTGCTAAATCTTTGTGA
- the LOC137807720 gene encoding PLASMODESMATA CALLOSE-BINDING PROTEIN 3, protein MAALALALLLLALTGTSTATWCVCKDGGDAILQKTLDYACGAGADCNPLHQNGPCFQPNTVRAHCNYAVNSYFQKKGQAQGSCEFAGTATVTASDPSTGGCSYPSSVSAAGTGTTPVTTTPTMGTTPTTGTPTTGTGTGTGTTPGTTPYSTTPGVLGGIGSGMGPSGPGMNDESHGGLRLVQSSFLIILFSSFVIFCWG, encoded by the exons ATGGCTGCTCTAGCTCTTGCACTGCTTCTTTTGGCTCTCACTGGCACTTCAA CTGCAACTTGGTGCGTTTGTAAGGATGGAGGCGACGCGATCCTGCAGAAAACATTGGACTATGCTTGTGGAGCTGGTGCTGACTGTAACCCTCTCCATCAAAACGGTCCTTGTTTCCAGCCCAACACCGTGAGGGCCCACTGCAACTACGCCGTGAATAGCTATTTCCAAAAGAAGGGTCAAGCTCAAGGGTCCTGTGAGTTTGCTGGAACAGCCACTGTTACTGCATCTGACCCCA GCACTGGCGGTTGTTCCTACCCGTCAAGTGTCAG TGCTGCAGGCACTGGTACAACTCCTGTCACAACTACACCAACCATGGGCACCACTCCCACCACGGGAACCCCAACAACCGGTACCGGAACCGGCACCGGAACCACCCCTGGTACTACTCCATACAGCACAACACCTGGAGTGTTAGGAGGCATTGGCAGTGGCATGGGACCTTCAGGACCTGGCATGAATGATGAGAGTCACGGTGGCCTTAGACTAGTGCAGTCTAGTTTCTTAATCATTCTGTTCTCTTCCTTCGTGATCTTCTGCTGGGGTTGA